GTTCAAATCGCCAAGTAGCGCCGTAAGAAACTCTCCAGAGTTTCCAGCTTTAGGTTAAAAATTGACTCCAGGTGTGCAATCTCTTCTGGCGTGCAGAAAAACTCATTATTCAGTAAGGTGCGGAAGGTTCCCAAAGCTTTCTGAGCTTGAGGATTAAACAGACTCAACACAGTTCGTAGCCCATCAACTACAAATATTGGCGGATTAATTATAATTGGCTCTCGCTTGAAGATCCGTCCAAGGATGCCAGGTATATCCACCCGCTGTAAAATTTCTGGTCCTCCCACTGGCAAAATCTGGTTACGCGCGCCTTCAACTGTGACTGAATCTAAAGTCATTCGTGCCAAATCATCGGTACTCACAATCGAAGTACGGTTTTGTGGATCGCCGATGATTAGATAAATCCCCGTTTGCCGAAACCGTTCCGCCAGCGGTAGGAGATTTGATGCCAGCCCAGCTGGACGCAGGACAGTATAATTTAAGCCGCTAGCTTGCAAGTATTGTTCCACTGC
This window of the Chroococcidiopsis sp. CCMEE 29 genome carries:
- a CDS encoding SDR family oxidoreductase, coding for MFLVTGATGGIGRRVVRLLREQETPVRAFVRLTSRYSELEHRGAEIFIGDLRREKDIQKACQGVQYIISAHGSDTDALALDYRANIELIDHAKAVGVEHFVFISVLGADRGYEDAPVFKAKRAVEQYLQASGLNYTVLRPAGLASNLLPLAERFRQTGIYLIIGDPQNRTSIVSTDDLARMTLDSVTVEGARNQILPVGGPEILQRVDIPGILGRIFKREPIIINPPIFVVDGLRTVLSLFNPQAQKALGTFRTLLNNEFFCTPEEIAHLESIFNLKLETLESFLRRYLAI